One genomic region from Quercus robur chromosome 4, dhQueRobu3.1, whole genome shotgun sequence encodes:
- the LOC126721850 gene encoding protein transport protein SEC23: MAEFLELESQDGVRMPWNVIPGTKQESSNCVVPVSAIYSPIRPLPNITLLPYSPLRCRTCRSVLNPFAIVDFAAKIWICPFCFQRNHFPPNYASISDDNLPAELFPHYTTIEYTQDSQIDQSPPQPPLVFLFVIDSCLIEEEMGFLKSSLSQAFDLLPDNSLVGLITFGTLVHVHELGFAQIPKTYVFRGNKDISKEQLLEHMSFFAKKPKPAGVIAGARDGLSAESISRFLLPKAECEFAFNSVLEELQKDPWGVPTDQRATRCTSTALSIAASLLGACVPGSGARIMAFIGGPSTEGSGAIVSKNLSDPIRSHKDLDKDSAPLYHKAVKFYEGLSKQLVHQGHVLDLFACALDQVGVAELKIAVERTGGLVVLAESFGHPVFKDSIRRIFQAGDYDLGLSSNGIFEINCSKDIKVQGIIGPCASLEKKGPLCSDTVIGQGNTTAWKMCGLDKATSLCLIFEVVKKESPDATIQSTSNQFYFQFLTYYQHYSGQMRLRVTTLSRRWVAGPGSIQDLVAGFDQEAAAVVMARQVSFKMETEAEFDPIRWLDKALIHLCSRFGDFQKESPSSFSLSPRLSIFPQFMFNLRRSQFVQVFNNSPDETAYFRMILNRENVANSVVMIQPSLISFSFHSGPEPALLDVASIAADKILLLDSYFTMVIFHGATIAQWRKAGYHNQPEHQAFAHLLQAPRDEADSIIKERFPVPRLVICDQHGSQARFLLAKLNPSATYNSDGPLPGGDIIFTDDVSFEVFLDHLQRLAVQ, from the exons atgGCAGAATTCCTGGAACTAGAATCCCAAGACGGAGTCCGAATGCCATGGAACGTGATCCCAGGCACGAAGCAAGAATCCTCCAACTGCGTCGTCCCAGTCTCCGCCATCTACTCTCCGATCAGACCTCTCCCGAACATCACCCTCCTCCCTTACTCCCCTCTCCGCTGCCGCACATGTCGCTCCGTCCTCAACCCCTTCGCCATCGTCGACTTCGCCGCCAAGATCTGGATCTGCCCTTTCTGCTTCCAGCGCAACCACTTCCCTCCCAACTACGCCTCCATCTCCGACGACAACCTCCCCGCCGAGCTCTTCCCTCACTACACCACCATCGAGTACACCCAAGACAGCCAAATCGACCAGTCGCCGCCGCAACCGCCGCTTGTTTTCTTGTTCGTGATCGATTCCTGCCTCATTGAGGAAGAGATGGGGTTCCTGAAGTCTTCGCTCTCGCAGGCTTTCGATTTGTTGCCGGATAACTCGCTGGTTGGGTTGATCACGTTTGGGACGTTGGTGCATGTTCACGAATTAGGGTTTGCGCAGATTCCGAAGACTTATGTATTCAGAGGAAATAAGGACATTTCCAAGGAACAGCTTCTTGAGCATATGAGCTTTTTCGCGAAGAAGCCGAAGCCGGCTGGTGTTATTGCTGGTGCTAGAGATGGATTGTCCGCTGAGAGCATTTCGCGGTTTCTATTGCCTAAGGCTGAGTGCGAGTTCGCGTTTAACTCG GTTTTGGAGGAGTTGCAGAAGGATCCGTGGGGAGTGCCGACGGATCAGAGGGCCACGAGGTGTACTAGCACGGCATTGAGTATTGCAGCGAGTTTGTTAGGAGCGTGTGTTCCGGGTTCTGGAGCTAGAATTATGGCCTTTATTGGTGGACCTTCGACTGAAGGCTCTGGTGCT ATTGTGTCAAAGAATTTGTCAGACCCAATTCGTTCTCACAAGGACCTAGATAAGGACTCTGCTCCGCTTTATCATAAAGCTGTGAAGTTCTATGAGGGACTTTCAAAGCAGCTTGTACATCAAGGGCATGTACTAGATCTTTTTGCTTGTGCACTAGACCAG GTGGGGGTTGCAGAACTGAAAATTGCAGTTGAAAGAACTGGAGGGCTTGTTGTGCTTGCAGAAAGTTTTGGCCATCCAGTATTTAAGGATTCAATCAGACGTATTTTCCAGGCGGGTGACTATGATCTTGGTCTATCATCAAA TGGTATATTTGAGATAAACTGCTCAAAGGATATCAAAGTTCAGGGCATTATTGGTCCTTGTGCATCTCTTGAAAAG AAAGGTCCTTTGTGCTCTGACACTGTTATCGGCCAGGGGAATACTACTGCATGGAAGATGTGTGGCCTTGACAAAGCTACATCTCTATGTCTTATTTTTGAAGTTGTTAAGAAGGAAAGCCCAGATGCTACCATACAATCTACAAGCAACCAATTTTACTTCCAATTTTTAACGTA TTATCAGCATTACAGTGGTCAAATGAGACTTCGTGTTACAACACTTTCAAGAAGATGGGTGGCTGGACCCGGAAGCATACAG GACTTGGTTGCTGGATTTGACCAAGAAGCAGCTGCTGTAGTTATGGCACGGCAAGTCTCTTTCAAAATGGAAACAGag GCTGAGTTTGACCCTATAAGATGGTTGGATAAAGCATTGATACATCTATGTTCTCGGTTTGGAGATTTCCAGAAGGAAAGTCCATCTTCTTTCAGCTTGTCTCCACGGCTTTCAATATTTCCTCAATTTATGTTTAATTTGCGACGTTCTCAGTTTGTTCAG GTTTTTAACAACAGCCCGGATGAGACTGCATATTTTAGAATGATACTAAATCGAGAAAATGTCGCCAACTCAGTTGTGATGATTCAGCCATCATTGATATCTTTCTCATTTCATTCGGGCCCAGAACCAGCCCTTCTTGATGTGGCTTCCATTGCAGCTGATAAGATCCTGCTTTTGGATTCATATTTCACTATGGTTATTTTTCATGGTGCAACAATTGCTCAGTGGCGAAAAGCTGGATATCACAATCAGCCTGAACATCAG GCATTTGCCCACTTGCTACAAGCTCCCCGTGATGAGGCAGATTCAATAATCAAAGAAAGGTTTCCAGTACCTCGCCTAGTCATATGTGATCAGCATGGATCCCAG GCTCGTTTTCTCTTGGCAAAATTGAATCCTTCGGCTACATATAACTCTGATGGTCCTCTACCGGGAGGAGATATTATCTTCACTGACGATGTTAGCTTTGAGGTCTTCTTGGATCATCTCCAGAGATTAGCAGTTCAATAA
- the LOC126721852 gene encoding disease resistance protein RGA2-like has translation MAETAYGVTVKLLGLIGSLTYLELSLAWGVRNDLTKLESTVSAIKAVLLDAEEKQASDHRLNHWLGELKDVLNDAENVLDEFHYRVLQKEAMKRYGSTSKKVCHFFSSSNNPLAFRFEMANKIKGVRERLDDIADKKDKFNLAQGLEDGNITMHQRDMTHSFVHPSNVIGRDEDKENIIRLLMHQDAGRNVSVIPIVGIGGLGKTTLAKLVYNDEVVVSHFQLRMWVCVSENFNVSRLIKEILKSAVGTIDENLSVDQLQIRLRKLLENEKFILVLDDIWNEDRNKWIELEDLLLSGCNGSKIIVTTRNSFVATIMGTAPTYNLDGLIQENCFSLFVKLSFKEGDENQYPNLLQIGREIVRKCKGVPLAVKTLAGLLYSKVDEGEWKYVRDNEIWNLEQKEGDILPALRLSYNQLPFHLKQCFAYCSLFPKDHVFTNLQLIQFWMAHGILQSPVNENQELEDVGDLYIKELLSRSFFQDLDVQQICFHTFKMPKVSVQ, from the coding sequence ATGGCTGAAACTGCCTATGGCGTCACAGTGAAGCTCCTGGGGCTGATTGGATCCCTTACTTACCTAGAGCTCAGCTTGGCATGGGGCGTTCGAAACGATCTGACAAAGCTTGAGAGCACAGTCTCAGCCATCAAAGCTGTACTCTTAGATGCTGAGGAGAAGCAGGCAAGTGACCATAGGCTGAACCATTGGCTAGGGGAGCTCAAAGATGTTCTTAATGATGCCGAGAATGTGCTGGATGAATTTCACTACCGAGTTTTGCAGaaggaagcaatgaaaagataCGGGAGCACTAGCAAAAAGGTGTGTCATTTCTTTTCTAGTTCTAATAATCCACTTGCATTCCGTTTTGAAATGGCAAATAAAATCAAGGGTGTTAGGGAGAGGCTAGATGATATTGCAGATAAGAAAGATAAATTCAATCTTGCTCAAGGACTTGAAGATGGGAATATAACAATGCACCAGAGGGACATGACTCACTCCTTTGTTCATCCTTCTAATGTCATTGGTAGGGATGAAGATAAAGAAAACATCATACGTCTTTTGATGCACCAAGATGCTGGCAGAAATGTTAGTGTAATTCCTATAGTTGGGATTGGAGGATTGGGGAAGACCACACTTGCCAAGTTGGTGTATAACGATGAAGTGGTAGTTAGCCATTTTCAATTGAGGATGTGGGTGTGCGTTTCTGAGAATTTTAATGTCTCTAGGTTGATAAAAGAAATCCTTAAATCTGCTGTTGGTACAATTGATGAGAATTTGAGTGTGGATCAGTTGCAAATTCGCTTAAGAAAActtttagaaaatgaaaaatttatacttGTCTTGGATGACATTTGGAATGAGGATCGTAACAAATGGATTGAATTGGAAGATTTGTTACTAAGCGGTTGCAATGGAAGTAAAATCATAGTGACTACACGGAATAGTTTTGTTGCTACTATTATGGGCACTGCTCCCACATACAATTTAGATGGTCTAATCCAAgagaattgtttttctttgtttgtcaAATTGTCTTTTAAAGAAGGAGACGAAAATCAGTATCCAAACCTCTTGCAAATTGGAAGAGAAATCGTAAGAAAATGTAAAGGGGTTCCATTGGCAGTGAAAACTTTAGCCGGACTACTTTATTCAAAAGTTGATGAAGGTGAGTGGAAATATGTGAGAGATAACGAGATATGGAATTTAGAACAAAAGGAGGGTGACATCTTACCTGCATTGAGGCTCAGCTACAACCAATTACCCTTTCACTTGAAGCAATGCTTTGcctattgttctctatttccaAAGGATCATGTATTCACTAATCTTCAATTGATTCAATTTTGGATGGCTCATGGAATTCTTCAATCACCTGTCAATGAAAATCAAGAGTTGGAAGATGTTGGTGACTTGTATATCAAGGAGTTGTTGTCAAGATCTTTCTTTCAAGATCTTGATGTGCAACAAATCTGCTTCCATACCTTTAAAATGCCAAAGGTGAGTGTTCAATAG
- the LOC126721901 gene encoding uncharacterized protein LOC126721901 gives MKSAYWLGRRENPPTSQDVSRGEIWKTKIHERLKMHLWRIAANCLPTKSFLAKYINIGDRSYSLCGMEEETSLHLFVMCPLTKAIWFNSHWGFRFDGLGLSSSSQFIQTLISPPDTIGLNSINKAEFSLYGAMICDVIWKLRIEVQFEGVSPNLDEILLKISRSVAEFRKVLDIPMGSTSNKIQSTWSKPDRNTIKINVDATCNIVGSSIAVVARDWRGDVVFACSKRVNTTLPLQAEAEAIIWALHLAANLDVNSVSIKSDSKSCIDALNCPNWDVPWRIKTICSDVLALKLNFSNCSFSWVAREANVAAHVLAKWSLSNNYFGSFDVGLGPPCFVSVIRAKALSLPV, from the coding sequence ATGAAATCAGCTTACTGGCTTGGTCGGAGAGAGAACCCACCTACTAGTCAAGATGTGTCTAGGGGAGAAATTTGGAAAACCAAGATTCATGAGAGACTAAAAATGCATTTATGGAGGATTGCAGCAAATTGTCTCCCTACTAAATCCTTTTtggctaaatatataaatattggaGACAGGTCCTACTCATTATGTGGCATGGAAGAAGAGACTAGTCTCCATTTATTTGTTATGTGCCCATTAACTAAAGCTATTTGGTTCAACAGCCATTGGGGGTTCAGGTTTGATGGTTTgggtctctcttcctcctcccaATTCATTCAAACCTTAATCTCCCCTCCGGATACAATTGGGCTAAATTCAATTAATAAGGCAGAGTTTTCATTATATGGTGCAATGATATGTGATGTGATTTGGAAGTTAAGAATCGAAGTTCAATTTGAGGGAGTATCTCCAAATTTGGATGAGATTTTGTTAAAGATATCCAGATCTGTTGCAGAGTTTAGGAAGGTTCTTGATATTCCGATGGGGTCAACAAGCAATAAGATCCAATCAACTTGGTCTAAACCAGATAGGAACACTATTAAGATCAATGTAGATGCTACTTGCAACATTGTGGGTTCATCCATTGCAGTTGTAGCTAGAGATTGGAGAGGGGATGTGGTGTTTGCTTGTTCTAAAAGAGTGAACACCACACTCCCTCTCCAAGCAGAGGCTGAAGCTATAATCTGGGCCCTTCACTTGGCAGCAAACTTGGATGTTAACTCCGTTTCCATCAAGAGTGACTCAAAGTCTTGCATTGATGCGCTGAATTGTCCTAACTGGGATGTTCCTTGGAGAATAAAAACCATCTGCTCTGATGTTTTAGCCTTAAAATTGAATTTCTCTAATTGTAGTTTCAGTTGGGTGGCTAGAGAAGCAAATGTTGCTGCTCATGTTTTAGCCAAGTGGTCTTTGTCAAACAACTACTTTGGCTCTTTTGATGTGGGGCTAGGGCCTCCTTGCTTTGTTTCTGTTATTAGAGCCAAGGCTCTCTCTCTACCTGTGtag
- the LOC126721903 gene encoding uncharacterized protein LOC126721903, whose amino-acid sequence MEDTTPNRPFQFEAMWTKEESSKEVVENTWLTSVEGSQGYRLARKLDATRRDLKRWNKKFFGNSRERIKELEAKIARLQVSNPTRKNLELEASLNLELDDWLEREDLKWKQKSRELWTKEGDRNTRFFHLSTLVGRRRNHINEIKLEDGSWITTREEIQNYFNENFKSLYQSECNDVPEDLENLIEPCISEAKNEELCRVPSREEIHKVVFEMKSLKAPRPDGFPTLFYKHYWETVGDQIILATQSFFRSVGF is encoded by the coding sequence ATGGAAGATACAACTCCAAATCGACCTTTCCAATTTGAAGCAATGTGGACTAAGGAGGAATCAAGTAAAGAGGTAGTGGAGAACACTTGGCTAACGTCTGTAGAGGGTTCACAAGGTTATAGACTTGCTAGAAAGCTGGATGCCACCAGGAGGGACTTGAAAAGGtggaataaaaaattctttgggAATTCAAGAGAAAGAATTAAGGAGCTGGAGGCAAAAATTGCTCGGTTACAAGTCTCAAACCCTACAAGGAAAAATCTTGAGCTAGAAGCATCACTGAATCTGGAACTTGATGATTGGCTGGAAAGAGAGGATCTAAAGTGGAAgcagaaatcaagagagttatggACCAAGGAGGGTGATAGGAACACAAGATTCTTCCATCTTTCCACCTTGGTGGGGAGAAGAAGGAATCATATCAATGAAATCAAGTTGGAGGATGGATCATGGATAACTACAAGGGAAGAAATCCAAAACTAtttcaatgaaaattttaaatccttGTATCAATCTGAATGCAATGATGTTCCTGAAGATTTAGAGAATTTAATTGAGCCATGTATTTCGGAGGCAAAGAATGAGGAGTTATGCAGAGTTCCTTCCAGAGAAGAAATTCATAAAGTAgtttttgaaatgaagtctcTCAAGGCACCCAGACCTGATGGTTTCCCGACCTTGTTCTATAAACATTATTGGGAAACTGTGGGTGACCAGATTATTTTAGCTACACAAAGTTTCTTTCGAAGTGTAGGATTCTGA